The Fulvia fulva chromosome 6, complete sequence genome includes a window with the following:
- a CDS encoding UPF0047 protein, which produces MPFDTSLRNTCIFLLIFILAFFPNIFQRLLKPALLPLELLGADFAPRKVALPTCNCCPPASCTPIAQAVQPAAPHAQPPSMSWFQKQFTLPSQSRGSYLITDTVTKELPEIKDYKVGLLHLFIQHTSCGLSLNENWDEAVREDMSDALDRIAPEDRKGNLYRHSAEGLDDMPAHIKSALVGASVTVPISNGRLNTGTWQGIWYLEFRSSKHQRKVVATIQGEKNS; this is translated from the exons CACCTGCATCTTCCTCCTCATCTTCATCCTCGCCTTCTTCCCCAACATCTTCCAACGTCTCCTCAAACCCGCCCTCCTCCCCCTCGAGCTGCTCGGCGCAGACTTCGCCCCACGAAAAGTCGCCCTCCCCACCTGCAATTGCTGCCCTCCAGCAAGTTGCACCCCGATTGCGCAAGCAGTACAGCCAGCAGCACCACACGCGCAACCGCCCAGCATGTCGTGGTTCCAGAAACAGTTCACGCTCCCATCTCAGAGCAGAGGAAGCTATCTCATCACCGACACTGTCACGAAAGAGCTACCTGAGATCAAGGACTACAAAGTCGGACTTCTACACCTGTTCATCCAGCATACATCCTGCGGCCTCTCGCTGAACGAGAACTGGGACGAGGCTGTGCGGGAAGATATGAGCGATGCGCTTGACAGGATCGCGCCAGAGGACCGGAAGGGGAATTTGTATAGACACAGTGCTGAGGGATTG GATGACATGCCAGCCCATATCAAGAGCGCACTTGTTGGCGCGAGCGTCACGGTGCCGATCAGTAATGGACGACTCAACACGGGGACGTGGCAGGGGATCTGGTACTTGGAGTTCAGGAGTAGTAAGCACCAGAGGAAGGTCGTGGCTACGATACAGGGCGAGAAGAATTCATGA
- a CDS encoding Importin beta-like protein — MTTYGIPVSAPTNVQEVEQLVKRLYQPGTPRVIAQIDDQLKLLQHSPDGWQLADALLGSDDSNVRFFGALTFQVKLNGDGSVVDPDLSQWARLDAAAAQTVLSKLLHWTAQLDRAGEGHLVRKKLCAALGTYFLQSPIPWQRPLLHLAASFYHGSAVDEDRLSTAHDAIDQYLPTLNDSQLVNLLWLSGTLATEASRVDNSTPENTHVHHLMETLAVDATKVMLYALRQPAPAVTGRTKAESVKAESLSCFLNWVNYAQPMWTSQQQALDHLRGLVPQLAPLLTDQMLQTEAMDVFRDILESYTTFFQPQHMALLANVIHQYAGPAMLRLLHDREPEVLPVAQLIIAFGIANVQQVVEDPQNELGSKVVVQLLLAILESPGFPGDDDEVSIHSIEFWNTYIEYVNEEMYSRQTAQEKPAWLDHDKAVCMRLSELLWSKMRTPPAEVAQDWSDDESEAFKEFRMDASDLMLSVYVRLGNEMLQRFISIATTALSAKNWQDLEAALFAINTLADNVLEEPAAEELLGQIFSSALFREIADFSQPIPTQTRRTAIDMLGAYGQYIERHAEALPDTLRFLFASLETPGLFISASKSIESLCSTCRNSLTGELDGFLAQYDKFAQSETSEPYTNEKVIGAIASIIQAISPESAKAQPLSALLDIVDSMVVNTRQLLAQPDVEKAAAIGVSSIDCLVKIGKGLQVPEDVPIDLYEDEETPKGQANYWRDPEGQAIQFRILNICQTMLQLLPGVGEVVDSVCQVFKAGFAETEPGPFVFPPNMIVSFLEQCTISTPHLETVLSTVCTLIVQYSRKDQPRIDDEISRIYARAVTFVQSLNGDPSQDPSIAQACIDVFNRMIGRYSNIFLDVAGSGVAVQLILDFALKALDGPDLMPKRSAADFWRRVMALKQDQPDETILDRAEQVITAYGLPLCQALMNQICGRSQRSELDSLAEPLKGLIQNRPQTRTWLETAITSDALPAIIPSVGDAEKRRFVQQVISLRGDTKRTRDVVKNFWAACRGTVASYA, encoded by the exons ATGACCACTTACGGCATACCGGTCTCGGCTCCGACGAACGTACAAGAGGTTGAGCAG CTCGTGAAACGGCTTTATCAGCCTGGCACGCCGAGAGTCATCGCACAGATCGACGACCAGCTCAAGCTCTTGCAGCACTCCCCAGACGGCTGGCAACTAGCAGATGCCTTACTCGGCAGCGATGACTCCAACGTCCGCTTCTTTGGAGCCTTGACGTTCCAAGTCAAGTTGAACGGTGATGGGTCAGTAGTCGACCCTGATCTGAGCCAGTG GGCCAGACTTGATGCAGCTGCGGCGCAGACAGTCCTGAGCAAATTGCTTCACTGGACA GCACAACTGGACCGTGCTGGAGAAGGTCATCTGGTGAGGAAGAAGCTATGCGCAGCACTAGGAACATACTTCCTGCAATCACCAATACCGTGGCAGCGACCACTTCTGCATCTTGCCGCTTCGTTCTACCATGGAAGCGCCGTCGACGAGGACCGGCTCTCTACAGCGCATGATGCTATCGATCAGTATTTGCCTACGCTCAATGATTCTCAGCTTGTGAACCTCCTTTGGTTATCTGGAACTTTGGCAACCGAGGCTTCGAGGGTGGACAATTCCACGCCAGAGAACACGCACGTACATCATCTCATGGAGACGTTGGCTGTCGATGCAACCAAAGTCATGCTCTACGCTCTACGCCAGCCGGCTCCTGCAGTCACTGGAAGAACGAAAGCAGAAAGCGTCAAAGCTGAAAGCTTGTCATGTTTCCTGAATTGGGTCAACTATGCTCAGCCCATGTGGACGAGCCAACAACAGGCACTAGACCACTTGCGCGGGCTTGTGCCTCAGCTGGCGCCTCTGTTGACCGACCAGATGCTTCAGACCGAAGCTATGGATGTCTTCCGGGACATTCTCGAAAGCTACACCACATTCTTTCAGCCTCAACACATGGCACTCCTGGCGAATGTTATACATCAGTACGCCGGGCCGGCAATGCTGCGATTGCTACATGATCGCGAGCCAGAGGTCCTGCCTGTCGCTCAGCTGATCATTGCCTTCGGTATTGCCAACGTCCAGCAGGTGGTTGAGGACCCGCAGAATGAGCTCGGCTCCAAGGTTGTGGTCCAGCTACTTCTAGCAATACTCGAATCTCCGGGCTTCCCTGGTGACGATGATGAAGTTTCTATCCACAGTATCGAATTCTGGAACACCTACATTGAGTATGTCAACGAGGAAATGTACTCGAGACAGACGGCTCAAGAAAAGCCAGCCTGGCTTGACCACGACAAAGCTGTTTGCATGCGCCTCTCGGAGTTACTCTGGTCGAAGATGAGGACACCGCCTGCCGAAGTGGCGCAGGACTGGAGTGATGACGAGTCAGAAGCTTTTAAGGAGTTCCGCATGGACGCTTCGGATCTTATGTTGTCCGTCTATGTACGGCTCGGCAATGAGATGCTTCAGCGCTTCATTTCCATCGCAACGACTGCGCTCTCGGCAAAGAATTGGCAAGATCTTGAGGCTGCATTGTTTGCCATCAATACGCTGGCGGACAATGTGCTCGAAGAACCAGCCGCTGAAGAGCTGCTTGGTCAGATATTTAGCTCTGCTCTGTTCCGCGAAATTGCTGACTTCAGCCAACCAATTCCGACTCAGACACGAAGGACCGCCATCGATATGCTGGGTGCATACGGTCAGTACATTGAGCGCCACGCGGAAGCCCTACCAGACACACTACGATTCCTGTTTGCTTCCCTCGAGACACCCGGTCTCTTCATCAGCGCCTCAAAGTCGATTGAATCATTGTGCTCGACTTGTCGCAATAGTCTCACTGGAGAGCTAGATGGCTTCCTGGCACAGTACGATAAGTTCGCCCAGAGTGAAACGAGCGAGCCGTACACCAACGAGAAGGTCATTGGAGCGATAGCTTCTATCATCCAAGCAATATCCCCAGAGAGCGCCAAGGCACAGCCTCTCTCGGCACTACTAGACATCGTGGACAGTATGGTCGTCAACACCAGACAGCTGCTCGCTCAGCCGGATGTTGAGAAGGCAGCGGCCATTGGCGTCTCCTCGATTGACTGCCTGGTCAAGATTGGCAAGGGCCTTCAAGTACCAGAAGATGTGCCCATCGACCTGTACGAGGATGAAGAGACGCCTAAAGGCCAGGCCAACTACTGGCGGGATCCAGAGGGTCAGGCAATCCAGTTCCGTATTCTCAACATCTGCCAGACGATGTTGCAGCTTCTGCCTGGCGTTGGGGAAGTCGTCGACTCGGTGTGTCAAGTCTTCAAGGCCGGCTTTGCAGAGACTGAGCCTGGGCCTTTCGTCTTTCCGCCGAACATGATAGTCAGCTTCCTCGAGCAGTGCACCATCTCCACACCTCACTTGGAGACAGTACTTTCGACAGTCTGCACACTCATCGTGCAGTACTCCCGCAAGGATCAGCCACGTATTGATGACGAGATCAGTCGGATCTACGCCAGAGCTGTCACCTTCGTTCAGAGTCTCAACGGTGACCCATCACAAGATCCAAGCATCGCACAAGCCTGCATTGATGTCTTCAACCGCATGATTGGGCGCTACAGCAACATCTTCCTAGACGTGGCAGGAAGTGGCGTCGCGGTACAACTCATCCTCGACTTTGCGCTCAAAGCTCTTGATGGCCCGGATCTCATGCCAAAACGCTCCGCCGCCGACTTCTGGAGGCGGGTCATGGCACTGAAGCAAGACCAACCCGATGAGACGATCCTTGATCGAGCAGAACAGGTCATCACTGCGTACGGCCTTCCACTCTGCCAAGCCCTGATGAACCAAATCTGCGGCCGCAGTCAGCGCTCCGAACTCGACTCACTCGCTGAGCCGCTCAAAGGTTTGATCCAGAACCGACCTCAGACTAGGACGTGGCTCGAAACGGCTATCACGAGCGATGCTCTTCCAGCTATTATCCCAAGCGTGGGCGACGCGGAGAAGAGGAGGTTCGTGCAGCAAGTCATCAGCTTGCGCGGTGACACCAAGAGGACAAGGGATGTGGTTAAGAACTTCTGGGCCGCTTGTCGCGGGACTGTCGCGAGTTATGCATGA
- a CDS encoding Short chain dehydrogenase atnD — MQALKIAGFLPTLMTSQFFVNIPIPEFDFSGQTVIVTGSNTGLGKEAARHLVRLKASKVILAVRTVSKGEAAAKDIVESCKVSADVVEVWELDSGDEASIDAFAKRVQALERLDAAILNAGVMTMEWRTVDVHESTLAVNVFGNLRLTKVLLPKMQDSARRTGQQGRISVVGSDMMYVANLGELETDGKIVDKLDSKDLSLKWMGQRYQLSKILIFWAMKQLAKVNPVAGESGVVLTVMTPGACKSTIFRDPINPRVKNMADWVMALFQRTTEVGGRALVHAIEPQLPQEAHGKFLMDARVGSEGLNVTSKQAERLAAKWNEEVLAVVEDHGNPKL, encoded by the coding sequence ATGCAAGCTCTCAAGATTGCAGGCTTCCTTCCTACTTTAATGACATCCCAATTCTTCGTAAATATTCCCATTCCAGAATTCGACTTCTCAGGCCAGACGGTGATCGTAACAGGCTCCAATACTGGCCTAGGAAAGGAAGCAGCACGACACCTTGTGCGCCTCAAAGCCTCAAAAGTCATCCTCGCAGTCCGAACAGTTTCGAAAGGCGAAGCTGCAGCCAAGGACATCGTCGAGAGCTGCAAAGTCTCTGCCGATGTGGTCGAAGTGTGGGAGCTGGACTCTGGTGATGAAGCTTCCATCGACGCGTTCGCAAAACGAGTTCAGGCTCTGGAAAGACTGGATGCCGCAATTCTGAACGCTGGCGTGATGACCATGGAATGGCGCACGGTGGACGTCCACGAGAGTACTCTGGCTGTTAACGTGTTTGGGAACTTACGCTTGACCAAAGTTCTGCTGCCGAAAATGCAGGACAGCGCGCGGCGGACTGGTCAGCAGGGTCGAATCAGTGTCGTTGGAAGTGACATGATGTATGTTGCAAATCTTGGCGAACTGGAGACAGATGGCAAAATCGTCGACAAGCTGGACAGTAAAGACTTGTCCCTGAAGTGGATGGGGCAGCGGTACCAATTGAGCAAGATCTTGATCTTCTGGGCGATGAAACAGCTGGCCAAGGTCAATCCAGTGGCTGGTGAATCTGGTGTCGTCTTGACGGTCATGACGCCGGGTGCTTGCAAGAGCACGATTTTCCGTGACCCGATCAATCCAAGGGTGAAGAACATGGCGGACTGGGTAATGGCTCTGTTTCAGCGCACCACCGAAGTTGGTGGGAGAGCACTTGTACACGCTATCGAGCCTCAGCTGCCGCAAGAGGCGCATGGAAAGTTCCTGATGGATGCCAGGGTAGGCTCCGAGGGATTGAATGTCACTAGTAAGCAAGCAGAAAGATTAGCAGCAAAGTGGAACGAGGAAGTTCTTGCTGTAGTGGAGGACCATGGGAATCCCAAGTTGTGA